In Actinomycetes bacterium, one DNA window encodes the following:
- a CDS encoding PRC and DUF2382 domain-containing protein, translating into MSAPSLDTVRDWHGRTMVDPAGDKIGKISDIYLDDDTGQPEWALVNTGLFGAKATFVPLAQAQATGDSVQVPYEKAQVKDAPGMQADGQLSQDDEAELYRHYGLDYTESHSDSGLPAATAGHDIDPRDRDGDRVDDDAQDTAVGHDTSGPTTDDAMTRSEEELRVGTETRERGRVRLRKYVTTGQVTTTVPVQREEVRLEREPITDANIDAATSGPDISEEEHEVVLREEEPVVEKRAVAKERVRLDKGTVTEERQVGDEVRKEHIDVDDQPRRDPR; encoded by the coding sequence ATGTCAGCACCAAGCCTTGACACTGTCCGCGACTGGCACGGTCGCACCATGGTCGACCCCGCCGGCGACAAGATCGGCAAGATCAGCGACATCTACCTCGACGACGACACCGGCCAGCCCGAATGGGCCCTGGTCAACACCGGCCTGTTTGGCGCCAAGGCCACCTTCGTGCCCCTGGCCCAGGCGCAGGCCACCGGCGACAGCGTCCAGGTGCCCTACGAGAAGGCGCAGGTCAAAGACGCGCCTGGCATGCAGGCCGACGGGCAGCTCTCCCAGGACGACGAGGCCGAGCTGTACCGCCACTACGGCCTGGACTACACCGAGTCCCACTCCGACTCCGGCCTGCCCGCCGCCACCGCCGGGCACGACATCGACCCGCGCGACCGCGACGGCGACCGCGTCGATGACGACGCCCAGGACACCGCCGTCGGGCACGACACCAGCGGACCGACCACCGATGACGCGATGACCCGGTCGGAGGAGGAGCTGCGGGTCGGCACCGAGACCCGCGAGCGTGGCCGGGTGCGGCTGCGCAAGTACGTGACCACCGGGCAGGTCACCACCACCGTGCCGGTGCAGCGCGAGGAGGTCCGGCTGGAGCGTGAGCCGATCACCGACGCCAACATCGACGCGGCCACCTCCGGGCCGGACATCTCCGAGGAGGAGCACGAGGTGGTGCTCCGCGAGGAGGAGCCGGTGGTCGAGAAGCGGGCCGTGGCCAAGGAGCGCGTCCGCCTCGACAAGGGCACGGTCACCGAGGAGCGCCAGGTCGGCGACGAGGTCCGCAAGGAGCACATCGACGTCGACGACCAGCCACGACGCGACCCGCGCTAA
- a CDS encoding acyl-CoA desaturase — MVGSRDGADGSASGRPATSRADRGSDYAELSRLVRQAGLLDRRPAWYAMKIGLNTVLLGAGWTAFSLLGNSWWQLATAVWLAVAFTQTAFLGHDAGHRQIFRRRPANDRVGLVLGNLLIGVSYGWWVGKHTRHHSHPNHVDRDPDVTIGAVAFTADQARARRGLTRVLARYQAWLFFPLLMLEAVHLHGASVKVVTRGAVKFRRLEALLLFAHIASYYTAVLLVLTPLRAAVFVIVQQGLFGLYLGCAFAPNHKGMPMLTGRDELDYLRRQVLTSRNVRGSRLVDFALGGLNYQIEHHLFPSMPRPNLRRSQALIRGFCVQHGLSYHESTMLSSYAQALRHLHAVGAPLRPAVAD, encoded by the coding sequence ATGGTCGGGTCTCGGGATGGCGCCGACGGCAGCGCGAGCGGCCGGCCGGCGACCTCGCGTGCGGATCGCGGCAGTGACTACGCCGAGCTGTCCCGGCTGGTCAGGCAGGCTGGACTCCTGGACCGGCGGCCCGCCTGGTACGCCATGAAGATTGGTCTCAACACGGTCCTGCTCGGCGCCGGGTGGACCGCCTTCTCCCTGCTGGGGAATTCGTGGTGGCAGCTCGCCACCGCTGTCTGGCTCGCGGTCGCCTTCACCCAGACCGCGTTCCTCGGCCACGACGCCGGGCACCGGCAGATCTTCCGCCGGCGCCCGGCCAACGACCGCGTCGGGCTGGTCCTTGGCAACCTGCTGATCGGCGTGAGCTACGGCTGGTGGGTCGGCAAGCACACCCGCCACCACAGCCATCCCAACCACGTCGACCGGGATCCCGACGTCACCATCGGCGCGGTTGCGTTCACCGCCGACCAGGCGCGGGCCCGCCGTGGGCTCACCAGGGTGCTGGCCCGCTACCAGGCCTGGCTGTTCTTCCCGCTGCTCATGCTCGAAGCGGTGCACCTGCACGGCGCGAGCGTCAAAGTCGTGACACGCGGCGCGGTCAAGTTCAGGCGGCTCGAGGCGCTCCTGCTGTTCGCCCACATCGCCAGCTACTACACCGCCGTGCTGCTCGTGCTCACACCGCTGCGGGCGGCGGTCTTCGTCATCGTCCAGCAGGGCCTGTTCGGCCTGTACCTGGGATGCGCCTTCGCACCCAACCACAAGGGCATGCCCATGCTCACCGGACGAGACGAGCTGGACTACCTCAGGCGCCAGGTGCTGACCTCCCGCAACGTACGCGGAAGCCGGCTGGTGGACTTCGCGCTCGGCGGGCTCAACTACCAGATCGAGCACCACCTGTTCCCCAGCATGCCCAGACCGAACCTGCGGCGCTCCCAGGCCCTCATCCGCGGGTTCTGCGTGCAGCACGGCCTCTCCTACCACGAGAGCACGATGCTCAGCTCCTACGCGCAGGCGCTCCGTCACCTCCACGCGGTCGGTGCGCCGCTCCGTCCAGCGGTGGCCGACTGA